One window of the bacterium genome contains the following:
- a CDS encoding DUF2914 domain-containing protein, with amino-acid sequence MKKLAIVAMVFSGFLSGVLMVSPVSAATVQPGVVCSAIVDRACDGIDTMFPADVGRVYAHTRIVGMEGGGSVTHRWIYKGKVMAETSLKIGGPDWRTWSSKAIDPFWSGDWKVEIVDNSDGAVMDILEFLIKE; translated from the coding sequence ATGAAAAAGCTGGCTATCGTCGCGATGGTGTTTTCAGGGTTTTTATCAGGGGTCCTCATGGTTTCACCGGTCTCGGCGGCCACGGTGCAGCCGGGAGTGGTCTGCTCGGCCATCGTGGACCGGGCGTGCGACGGGATCGACACCATGTTCCCCGCGGACGTCGGAAGGGTCTACGCCCACACCCGCATCGTCGGCATGGAGGGCGGCGGCTCGGTGACCCACCGGTGGATCTACAAGGGCAAGGTCATGGCCGAGACCTCGCTGAAGATCGGCGGCCCCGACTGGCGCACCTGGAGCTCGAAGGCCATCGACCCGTTCTGGTCCGGAGACTGGAAGGTGGAGATCGTGGACAACAGCGACGGCGCCGTCATGGACATCCTGGAGTTCCTGATCAAGGAGTAG
- a CDS encoding TIGR04190 family B12-binding domain/radical SAM domain protein, which produces MRSDLLLIHAPSIFDFRKRSTLYGPISDVIPSTPVFEMYPVGFATMSRHLERLGYRVRILNLAVKMLQSRRFDPEAFLSQFKPAIFGLDLHWLLHIQGVVEIAKLLKRLHPEIPIVLGGLSSSYFHREILENYPDIDYVIRGDCAEEPLAKLLAATLKGGDLSSVPNLSYRRGDSIVEGAINHVPGSLNAHPLDYPHMIRQVHRYRDLASYFPFKKWFFYPITAVLTCKGCIHNCITCGGSASAMKRVVNRTSVAYKDPEVLAKEVASIIKYVGGPVFFLGDCLQGGEEHFLALMRDLRPLRIKNEVMLEFFSPPGREILKEAASTFPRLNVEISPESHDEKVRRAFGRGYNNSSLEKFVEDACSVGCHRLDMFFMTGLPEQDFRSAMGTVDYCRDLMAEYGPRIRLVPFISPLAPFVDPGSDVFESPDKHGYKILYRSLEEHRQAMLSPTWKDTLNYETRWMDRETIAEATYESAIGLSRLKGEMGLFKRRETEAVIRRAQTEKKVLREFGPPGKSPLGQKSLTAASLIKYIKRNNGASVCRKEELNMPVSAVRLRIGNIVRLILTQKGS; this is translated from the coding sequence ATGAGGTCAGACCTGCTGCTCATCCATGCACCCTCGATCTTCGATTTCCGTAAACGTTCAACGCTATACGGGCCCATTTCCGACGTTATCCCATCGACGCCTGTGTTTGAGATGTACCCGGTAGGGTTTGCCACCATGTCCCGCCACCTTGAAAGACTTGGCTACAGGGTGAGGATCCTTAACCTGGCGGTTAAAATGCTCCAGAGCCGGAGATTCGATCCTGAAGCGTTCCTGAGTCAATTCAAACCCGCGATTTTCGGTCTTGACCTTCACTGGCTCCTCCACATCCAGGGAGTGGTGGAGATCGCGAAGCTTCTCAAACGGCTCCACCCTGAGATCCCCATTGTCCTGGGCGGCCTTTCCTCTTCCTACTTCCATCGCGAAATACTGGAAAATTATCCTGACATCGATTACGTGATCCGGGGTGACTGTGCCGAGGAGCCTCTCGCCAAACTCCTTGCCGCTACCCTGAAGGGGGGAGATCTCTCCAGCGTTCCCAACCTGTCGTACCGCCGTGGAGACAGCATTGTCGAGGGGGCTATCAATCACGTTCCCGGCTCCCTGAACGCTCATCCCCTGGACTACCCTCACATGATCCGTCAGGTTCACCGCTATCGGGATTTGGCCAGCTATTTTCCTTTTAAGAAGTGGTTTTTTTATCCCATCACAGCTGTTTTGACATGCAAGGGGTGCATCCACAATTGTATTACCTGCGGGGGATCGGCATCGGCCATGAAGCGGGTAGTCAACCGCACCAGCGTCGCTTATAAGGATCCGGAAGTGTTGGCCAAAGAGGTTGCCTCCATCATCAAATATGTAGGTGGCCCTGTTTTTTTCCTTGGGGATTGCCTCCAGGGTGGTGAGGAGCATTTTCTCGCCCTGATGAGAGACCTGCGGCCTTTGCGAATAAAGAATGAAGTCATGTTGGAGTTCTTCTCGCCTCCCGGCAGGGAGATCCTCAAAGAGGCGGCGTCGACCTTTCCGCGGCTGAACGTGGAGATCTCACCGGAAAGTCATGACGAGAAGGTCAGGCGGGCTTTCGGACGCGGCTACAATAACAGTTCCCTGGAAAAATTTGTGGAGGACGCCTGTTCTGTAGGGTGTCACCGCCTGGACATGTTCTTCATGACGGGCCTGCCGGAACAGGATTTCAGGTCCGCCATGGGGACAGTGGATTATTGCCGGGATTTGATGGCGGAGTACGGTCCACGGATCCGTCTGGTTCCCTTTATTTCCCCCCTCGCGCCTTTTGTAGATCCAGGCAGTGATGTGTTTGAATCGCCCGACAAGCATGGCTACAAAATTTTGTACCGGTCCCTGGAGGAGCATCGGCAGGCGATGCTGTCTCCTACCTGGAAAGACACGCTCAATTATGAGACCAGGTGGATGGACAGGGAAACCATCGCTGAAGCCACCTATGAGTCGGCCATCGGGCTGTCCCGGCTCAAGGGCGAAATGGGTCTCTTCAAGCGAAGGGAGACCGAGGCTGTAATCCGGAGAGCGCAAACGGAAAAAAAGGTGCTCAGGGAATTCGGGCCCCCTGGGAAAAGCCCCCTCGGCCAAAAGAGCCTGACAGCCGCCTCCCTGATCAAATACATCAAGCGGAACAATGGAGCGTCGGTCTGCAGAAAGGAAGAACTTAACATGCCTGTGAGTGCTGTCAGGCTGCGGATAGGCAACATAGTCCGGCTCATCCTTACCCAGAAAGGGAGCTAG
- the pbpC gene encoding penicillin-binding protein 1C, whose amino-acid sequence MDRPMPRSVRLAAGFLLFLASLWILLPVAAPLPEELLDVSGVVSTRVLDSEGRLLHEILSDEEERLHWVELSGISPYFLKTIIFKEDRRFRWHSGIDPLAVLRALVSNVRAGRVISGGSTITMQLARNISGGRPRTLGNKIREALLALRLERELTKDEILVQYVNRVPFGNQARGVERASQLYFHKPASNLSLAESAFLSVIPRSPSDLNPYRSVQQVTERGSGLLARMSRKGFISADEEIMAAAEPIRIREKQTPFRAPHLNQYLAHRDWGEEPSSITTTIDLGLQQEAEAALNTELSLLKDHQVHNGAVVVMENATGRILAFVGSRDFADDSILGQNNGCTSLRQPGSTLKPFTYALALSGGMTLADIVPDVEAHFQAATGNYSPRNFNNRFYGPMRIREALANSLNVSAVKVAQQVGSSRILEFLRGTGFESLREDAEYYGLGLTLGNGEVSLLELVAGYAALARGGMTVEPVFVTQVRDGTGQDLPLPAAAPPERVLQPEITFLVADVLSDMNARMASFGVLSPLNFPYRVAAKTGTSRNFTDNWTVGFTKKITVGVWVGNFDATPMAGISGITGAGPVFNRVMTAAMEGRDTEWFEAPEALARTEVCTLSGGLATEACPGTISEYFIEGTEPETPCAFHRSITIDSRNGLLAHNSTPDAHLQAVSFAVFPAPYNEWSRAEGVPTPPIEYSPLDAGEITLSAGRLALIYPDNGQTYIMDPTIPVRYQTILPRIDSDEPLAKVETILDGHVLGRSRVIDPVRIPISPGRHEVVIQDPVSGIRSKPVTIEVATAREKGYFW is encoded by the coding sequence ATGGATCGCCCGATGCCCCGCTCAGTGCGGCTGGCGGCAGGGTTCCTCCTGTTCCTGGCCTCGTTGTGGATCCTGCTGCCCGTGGCGGCGCCCCTGCCGGAAGAGCTTCTGGACGTTTCCGGTGTCGTTTCCACGCGGGTGCTCGACAGTGAAGGGCGGCTTCTCCACGAGATCCTTTCCGACGAGGAGGAGAGGCTCCACTGGGTCGAGCTGTCCGGGATCAGCCCTTATTTTCTAAAGACCATCATCTTCAAGGAAGACAGGCGGTTCCGGTGGCATTCCGGCATCGACCCCCTGGCGGTGCTGAGGGCCCTTGTGTCCAACGTCAGGGCCGGGAGAGTCATCTCCGGCGGCTCCACCATCACCATGCAGCTGGCGCGAAATATCTCCGGCGGCCGGCCCCGCACGCTGGGCAACAAGATCAGGGAGGCCCTGCTCGCGCTACGCCTGGAAAGGGAATTGACCAAGGACGAGATCCTGGTCCAGTACGTCAACCGGGTGCCCTTCGGCAACCAGGCCCGGGGGGTCGAGCGCGCCTCCCAGCTCTATTTCCACAAGCCCGCTTCCAACCTGTCCCTGGCCGAGTCGGCGTTCCTGTCGGTGATCCCCAGGTCACCTTCGGACCTCAACCCCTACCGCAGCGTCCAGCAAGTCACTGAGCGCGGCAGCGGCCTGCTGGCCAGGATGTCCCGGAAAGGGTTCATCTCCGCCGATGAGGAGATCATGGCAGCGGCCGAACCGATCCGGATTCGGGAAAAGCAGACACCGTTTCGCGCTCCCCACCTGAACCAGTACCTGGCTCACCGTGACTGGGGCGAGGAGCCCTCCTCCATCACCACGACCATCGACCTTGGGCTCCAGCAGGAGGCCGAAGCCGCGCTGAACACCGAGCTGTCCCTGCTCAAGGACCACCAGGTCCACAACGGGGCCGTGGTCGTGATGGAAAACGCCACCGGCCGCATCCTGGCCTTCGTGGGTTCGAGGGATTTTGCCGATGACAGCATCCTGGGGCAGAATAACGGCTGCACGTCGCTGCGCCAGCCCGGATCGACCCTGAAACCGTTCACCTACGCCCTGGCCCTCAGCGGCGGCATGACCCTGGCTGACATCGTCCCGGACGTGGAAGCCCATTTCCAGGCTGCAACCGGCAACTACTCGCCGCGAAACTTCAACAACCGGTTCTACGGTCCGATGCGGATAAGGGAAGCCCTGGCCAACTCCCTCAACGTTTCAGCCGTCAAGGTGGCCCAACAGGTGGGCTCGTCCAGGATCCTGGAATTTCTCAGGGGCACCGGATTTGAAAGCCTTCGGGAAGACGCTGAATACTACGGCCTGGGATTGACCCTGGGCAACGGAGAGGTGAGCCTCCTGGAACTGGTCGCGGGGTACGCCGCCCTGGCCCGCGGAGGGATGACCGTGGAGCCGGTTTTCGTCACGCAGGTGCGAGACGGGACGGGACAGGACCTCCCGCTGCCGGCCGCCGCTCCTCCCGAAAGAGTCCTGCAGCCGGAGATCACCTTTCTCGTGGCCGACGTCCTTTCGGACATGAACGCCCGAATGGCGTCGTTCGGAGTCCTGTCCCCCCTGAACTTCCCGTACCGGGTGGCCGCCAAGACAGGCACTTCCAGGAACTTCACCGACAACTGGACCGTAGGGTTCACGAAAAAGATCACCGTGGGAGTGTGGGTGGGAAACTTCGACGCAACGCCCATGGCCGGAATTTCCGGCATCACCGGAGCGGGTCCGGTGTTCAACCGGGTCATGACCGCCGCCATGGAGGGAAGGGACACCGAGTGGTTCGAGGCTCCGGAAGCGCTGGCAAGGACCGAGGTCTGCACCCTTTCGGGGGGCCTTGCCACCGAGGCCTGCCCCGGCACGATCTCGGAATATTTTATCGAGGGAACGGAACCGGAAACCCCATGCGCTTTCCACCGGAGTATCACGATCGATTCCCGTAACGGCCTCCTGGCCCACAACTCGACTCCGGACGCCCACCTTCAAGCGGTGTCCTTTGCCGTCTTCCCGGCTCCCTACAACGAATGGTCACGGGCCGAGGGGGTTCCGACACCTCCGATCGAATACAGCCCCCTCGATGCCGGTGAGATCACACTATCCGCCGGCCGCCTTGCTCTGATCTATCCTGACAACGGCCAGACATACATCATGGACCCGACCATTCCCGTGCGCTACCAGACGATCCTGCCCCGTATCGACTCCGACGAACCGCTGG
- a CDS encoding type II toxin-antitoxin system PemK/MazF family toxin, protein MERGEVWWVQLPDPIASVPGFNRPVLVIQSNAFNRSRIRTIAAVPLTSNLRLAEAPGNVLMPASETGLPKDSVANVSQVITIDRSFLTDKCGKLPSELLRSVDEGLRLALSL, encoded by the coding sequence GTGGAGCGCGGCGAGGTCTGGTGGGTACAGCTTCCCGATCCCATAGCTTCTGTACCAGGTTTCAACAGACCTGTTCTTGTCATCCAGTCGAACGCCTTCAATCGAAGCCGCATTCGCACCATCGCCGCTGTCCCATTAACCTCAAACCTTCGTCTCGCGGAAGCACCAGGCAATGTGCTCATGCCTGCTTCTGAGACAGGGCTTCCAAAAGACTCCGTTGCCAACGTTTCTCAGGTAATCACCATAGATAGATCATTTCTAACCGATAAATGCGGCAAGTTGCCTTCTGAACTACTTCGGTCGGTCGATGAGGGCTTACGACTTGCTTTATCCCTATGA